GCCGATCAGGGTCAGTCCAATCAACGTGGGGTTGGCATTCTTGCCCTCACTGATCAGGGTGATGCGCTTGATCACACTGCTTGGTTTGGGATTCTTCCATTCCAGCACCGGGACGTTGATGTCCAACCCGTCTGCCGTTCGTCCCACCCAGCCGGGAGCGGGAATCATCGAGGTGGGCAATAGGTCGGTCCAGGCGCGGATGTGGCGCCCGTATTCCAGCGGCAGCGCCAGTTTGCTTCCATCGGCGTACTCGATCTCGTAGCGTCCGATCACCTCGCGGGCCAGTGCGCCCGGCCAGCCGGTGGTGTGCAGGAAGGCAATGGCGTCAGCCTTCCGCTCCAGTTCCACCGTGGCCTGTGTGGGCAGGTCGTTGACCGCCCCCCGCGCCCCCTTGAGCATCACCGCGCTGGAAATGTCGAACTTATACGTGCCGATCTGCTGGACGCCCGTTTTCAGGTTCCGCAGGTCGATGTCCGGTCCCTTGCCAATCCAGCCCCGCTCGTCGTTGTCGGTCAGGGTGCGGGTGGCCAGTGCTTTCAGACTGACTGTGGCGCCCGCCGTCCCCCTGTAGGCCAGGGGCGCGTACAGGTCACGGAACAGCGCTGCCGCGTTCGTCACAGGCCCCGCCTCCGGGTTCCAGAACGCGCCCGCCGCACGCACGTAAGCCACGCCCTGCTGCGCCTGCCCGTCCCAGATGCTGGGGTTGCCGAAATACCCGGTCCAGCGGGTCTGAATCATGCCCAGCGCCCCGGCTTTCTGCGCGGAGCGGGCCAGCCCCTCGGCGTTGCCAGCCTCATCCCAGGACGCCCCCAGCACCGGGAACCCCAGCCCGGCGATCTTTTGCATCATCCCGTAATCTGTGCCTGGCGCGTAGTTCCAGTACGCCACCTGAATATCCTTGGGCAGCATAGTGGGCAGACTGCCGATCACCGAGTCCGAGAAGGCCGAGTCGTGCCAGATCATGGTGGCCACGCCCAGCGATTTCAGGTAATCGTGAATCTTCACGGTGTCGTCCACGAACAGCTTCTCAAAGCCCGCCGCCTTGCCGTTGGCCCGCGCCGGGAAGCGGTCCCGGTTTCTTACCTCGTCATGGCCGATGTGGATGGTCCTGGCCCCGAACACCTCTGCCGCCTCCTTGAAAATAGGGAAGAGGACGCGGCTGTACGTCACCGGATTCAGGGTGTCGTAGGCGTATGGATTCTGGCTGTCCGGGTCCTGATACAGGTCCTTGTTCGCGCCGCCGTAAAACATCCACTGGACGTGGCCCAGCGTCTCGATCAGTGGAATGACCTCCAGCCCATGTTCGCGGGCCAACTGTGCCACCCGCCGCGCCTCGGCCTTGCTGGCGCCGCCGGGATGGGCATAGCCGCCCGCCTTCGCGGTGTCCCACTGCACGTAGTTGCTCATGACCAGCACGGCGTTGTATTTCAGCGCGGCCAGCATGGGGATGAGCGCATCGTTCACGCCTTTGCTGTACTGATCGAGGTAGATCATCGCCACGCGTTTCTTCAGAGCGGGCGAGTCGCTGATCCTGGCAAACCGCACTCCTGCGGGCGTCAGCAGTTGCCGCAGCGTCTGTGCGCCCTCATATGCGCCCTTGACGTCCGCGCCGACAAGATACGCGCCGCCTGCGTCCACCCACAGGGCGTAGCCCTCAGCCGCCGTACTGGTCAGCCCCGCAGCCCCCGCTTTCGCCGCCAGATCGGCGTCCGCCAGCGTCCCGATGACGATGGCCGGCTTGCCGGTGGTGGCGTCCGGTAGAGCCACGCCCAGCCGTGTTTTCCACTCGGCCCGCAGGTCACGGACGGCCCAGCCCAGTTCGGGGGCACTGCCCACCGTGCGGATGCCCAGACCCGCCAACCCCAGCGTTCCGGCCGGGAACTCCGCGCGCCTCGGCTGCGGCACGAGCTGGCCCGAGGGCACCTGAGCGCGGGCGTCGGGAATGGGGGTGATCTGCGCGGTGGCGCCCCCGGCGGTGGCCAGGGCCAGGAAAATCAGGGCCTGGAATGTTCTGAATGGGGTCATGGCAGTCAATCCCTTGGTGAGTCGAAAAGTGGTTGGATAGAGCGGACCTGTGCGACTGACTCCACACCAACGACGGGGGTGTCCGGGTCATCCCGAATCCCCCCGTCTGCTCTAAATGGTGCTCAGAGGCTGGCGTTCCAGGCTTTCACGATGTCGTCCAGCGCGGCCTTCACGGTCTTCTGTCCGGCCATCGCGCTCTCGATGTTGTCCTTGAAGACCTTGTTCAGCTTGCTGGCGTCCGGGTAGTTCAGGGTCAGGTCCTTGGCCTTCTTCAGCTCGGTGCTGGCGACCAGTTTGCCCTGATCGATGGCCGAGGCGCCGCCCTGCTTGAAGAATTTGTCGGTGCTGGACTTGACGGTGCTGGGGAAGGTGGTCTTGGTGACCTTGCTGAACTGCAGCTGGTTGGCGTCGTTGGTCAGGAACAGCGCCAGCTTCTGCGCCAGGGCACGGTCCTTGACCCCCTTGGGCACGGTGAAGCCCATCAGCGGCGTGTGGATCACGTTCCCGGCGAGGTTGATCGGGTACGGCGCCACCTTGGTCAGGTTGTAGATCGCCTTGTTGTCGTTCTCCACCCGGATGATGAACTGCGGCCCGGTGATCAGCATGCCCAGCTTGCCCGACGAATACAGCTCGGTGGCGGCGGTGTACCCGCGGCGCATGGTGTCCTCGGGGATGTAGCCCGCCTTGTACAGATCAACGTACTGCTGCACCAGCTTGATGTGTTCGGGGCTGTTGAACACGGCCTTGTTGCCCGCCTTGTCCAGCACGGGCAGGCCCGCCTCCTGGAACAGATACAGCATGTTGATGCCGCCGATGTTGGGCATGAAGCCGTACAGGCCGGTCTTGTCCTTGATCGTCTTGGCGGCGGCGATGATGGTCTGGATGGTGCGCGGCGGGTTGTTGGGATCGAGGCCCGCCTTCTTGAAGATGTCGGTGTTGTACGCCACCACCTTGGGGGCCCAGTACCACGGCACGCCCATTACCTTGCCGTCGAAGGTGAAGGTGTTCAGCGGAGACTCGAAATACAGCTTTTTGGCCGCCGCGTCCAGCGTCAGCGGCTCCAGCGCCCCCTGCTGCACCAGCTTGACCGCCATATCAGAGGACAGGTTCACGGCGGCGGGCGGGCGGCCCGAGGCGACGGCGGCCAGCAGCTTCTGCTCCATCGCATTGCTCGGGACGTCCACCCATTTCAGCGACACGTTCGGGTTTTCCTTCTCGAACTGTGCCACCAGCCGGTTCATCTCGTCGTTGAACAGGGGCGCGAGGCTGATCGTCCAGAATTCAAGTTGGGTCTTCTGCGCGCTGGCCACGGTGGCAGAGGCGGCGGCGAGTAGGGCGGCGGTCAGCAGGGCGGAACGGGAGGGCAAAATTTTCATGGGCGACTCCTGGAGAAGATGAACGGAGAAAGGGGACGGCGCTGGAGATTGGATTGAGGATTGATGCCGAGAATGTAGCGCCACGCCCCTGCGCTTGCCTGAGAAGTTGTCTGCCTTCCTCATGTGCGGGGGCTGCGCGGGTCACGCGTTACCCTGCATGGCATGACTGCCCAGACCCTGCCCGGCGTATTCGCAATGGTGGACATTCCCGGTCCCACGCTGGACGCCGACACCGCCGCCCACCTGAAAAAACACGGTGTCCGCAGCGTGTGTCTGTTTGGCAAGAACATCGAGTCTGTGGGGCAATTGCGACAGCTGTGCGCCGACCTGCGCGAGGTGCTGGGAGAGGACGCTCTGATCGCCCTGGACCACGAGGGCGGCGCGATTCTGCGCCCGGACTTCTGGCCCTTCGCCCCCAGCGCCATGGGTCTGGGCGCGGCGGACGACGTGGGCCTGACGCAGGCGGTCTCGGCAGCGCTGGGCCGGCAGCTTCGCAGCGTGGGCATCAACTGGAACTTTGCCCCGGTGCTGGACGTCAATGTCAGTCCGGCCAATCCGGTGATCGGCGAACGGGCCTACGGTGCGGACCCGGCCCTGGTGACGCGGCATGGTGGTGCGGCGCTGGCCGGGTACGCGTCGGCGGGCGTGGCGGCCTGCGTCAAGCACTTTCCGGGTCACGGCGACACGCGGGTGGACAGCCATCTGGCGCTGCCGCGCGTGGACAAGAGCCGGGCTGAACTGGAGGCCACCGAGTTCGCCCCCTTCCGTCATCTGCTGCCCCAGACGCCCGCCGTCATGACTGCCCACATCGTCTACCCGGCGCTAGATGAGGTTCATCCGGCCACCCTCTCGCGGCGCGTCCTGACCGGGCTGCTGCGGCAGGAATGGGGTTACGGCGGCGTGACCGTCACTGACAGCATGGGGATGCGGGCGATCGATGACCATTACGGGCGCGGTGAGGCCGGGGTGCTGGCGCTGGAGGCCGGGGCCGATCTGGTGATGGCCCTAGGACGCCGCGAGGCGCAGGAGACGACGCTGGAGGCCATTGGCGCGGCGATGAAAACCCGCCTGAACCGTCAGGAGCTGGACGCCAGTCTGGCGCGTCTGCACGCCCTGGCCCGGCAGGCTCCGGCGGAGGCGGATGTCTCGCTGGACCCGCAGAGCGACGCGGCCCTGTTCCGCCGCGCCTGGGCACAGGGCCTGACCGCCTACCGCAACCCCGTCGCCCCACAACCCGGTGCCCGCGTTACGCTGATCGCCCACCGCCAGCCGGTGCGCGAGACGGTGAGCGAGGCGGGTGCAGACGCCGAAACGCTGGCCCGCGAGCTGGCACAGGTCTACGAGGTGAGGCTCGTTCCTTTTGAGACGCCCGAGGCCATCGACTGGCAGGGGGCCCGCGCTGGGGGCGATCCGGTGATTCTGGCCACCACCGCCCGTCACCGGCACCCGGCGTTGATCGGGGTCCAGCCGGACCTTCACCTGTGTCTCTACAATCCCTACGCCGTGCTGGACGTGGACGCCCCCGCATTGCTGGCCTACGGGTTTCGCCCCGAGGCCCGCGCCGCCGTCCTGGGTTGGTTGAAGGGGGAAGCGGGAGCGCAAGGCAGCCTGCCGTTCGGCCCAGCCTGATCCGAGTCGCTCAGGGGTTGTCCCGCTCCCACGGCCACTGATCCGGCGCGGCCGCCACGCCCAGCGCCCGTGGCCCGGTGTGGACGTTCAGGACCGGATTGACGCCCGCCGCTCCTGACCACACGATGGGATGTCGTCCCCTCAACTGTTCCATCAGCGCGTCCGCGTCCTCGCGGATGTTGCCGTACAGCAGGCCCACGCGTAGGGGCGTGCCCTCACCGTACGTCCGGGTCACCTGCTGCCCCACCGCCTCGATGCCGCCCTTGTAACTGCGGGCGCGGCCGACATTGGTGTACGCACCCGTCGTCTTGTCCACCGTGATAACCGGCTTGAGGTTCAACAGCCCGCCCAGCGTGGCCTGCACCCGCCCGATGCGGCCGCCCCGGCGCAGGTACTCCAGCGTTTCGATGGTGAAATATAGTTCGGTTTCCTGTTGCACCGCGCGGACCCATTCCAGCGCCGTTTCCAGCGACTCGCCCCGCAGGGCAGCGGTCTGCGCGGCATGCACCTGGAATGCTTGCGCCGCGCTCAGCGTGCCCGAGTCGTGCAGGCGAACGTCTATGCCGTCCAGCACCCCCCGCGCCTGATCGGCGGCGTTCCGGCTCCCGCTGAGCCCCGCGCTGATGGTGACCGCCAGCACCTGTGGCGAGCCCGCTTCCCGGATGGCGTCGGCCCACTCCTGCGGCGTCGGCTGGCTGCTGGTGGGGTGCTGCG
This sequence is a window from Deinococcus humi. Protein-coding genes within it:
- a CDS encoding glycoside hydrolase family 20 zincin-like fold domain-containing protein, translating into MTPFRTFQALIFLALATAGGATAQITPIPDARAQVPSGQLVPQPRRAEFPAGTLGLAGLGIRTVGSAPELGWAVRDLRAEWKTRLGVALPDATTGKPAIVIGTLADADLAAKAGAAGLTSTAAEGYALWVDAGGAYLVGADVKGAYEGAQTLRQLLTPAGVRFARISDSPALKKRVAMIYLDQYSKGVNDALIPMLAALKYNAVLVMSNYVQWDTAKAGGYAHPGGASKAEARRVAQLAREHGLEVIPLIETLGHVQWMFYGGANKDLYQDPDSQNPYAYDTLNPVTYSRVLFPIFKEAAEVFGARTIHIGHDEVRNRDRFPARANGKAAGFEKLFVDDTVKIHDYLKSLGVATMIWHDSAFSDSVIGSLPTMLPKDIQVAYWNYAPGTDYGMMQKIAGLGFPVLGASWDEAGNAEGLARSAQKAGALGMIQTRWTGYFGNPSIWDGQAQQGVAYVRAAGAFWNPEAGPVTNAAALFRDLYAPLAYRGTAGATVSLKALATRTLTDNDERGWIGKGPDIDLRNLKTGVQQIGTYKFDISSAVMLKGARGAVNDLPTQATVELERKADAIAFLHTTGWPGALAREVIGRYEIEYADGSKLALPLEYGRHIRAWTDLLPTSMIPAPGWVGRTADGLDINVPVLEWKNPKPSSVIKRITLISEGKNANPTLIGLTLIGSGK
- a CDS encoding ABC transporter substrate-binding protein → MKILPSRSALLTAALLAAASATVASAQKTQLEFWTISLAPLFNDEMNRLVAQFEKENPNVSLKWVDVPSNAMEQKLLAAVASGRPPAAVNLSSDMAVKLVQQGALEPLTLDAAAKKLYFESPLNTFTFDGKVMGVPWYWAPKVVAYNTDIFKKAGLDPNNPPRTIQTIIAAAKTIKDKTGLYGFMPNIGGINMLYLFQEAGLPVLDKAGNKAVFNSPEHIKLVQQYVDLYKAGYIPEDTMRRGYTAATELYSSGKLGMLITGPQFIIRVENDNKAIYNLTKVAPYPINLAGNVIHTPLMGFTVPKGVKDRALAQKLALFLTNDANQLQFSKVTKTTFPSTVKSSTDKFFKQGGASAIDQGKLVASTELKKAKDLTLNYPDASKLNKVFKDNIESAMAGQKTVKAALDDIVKAWNASL
- a CDS encoding glycoside hydrolase family 3 protein codes for the protein MTAQTLPGVFAMVDIPGPTLDADTAAHLKKHGVRSVCLFGKNIESVGQLRQLCADLREVLGEDALIALDHEGGAILRPDFWPFAPSAMGLGAADDVGLTQAVSAALGRQLRSVGINWNFAPVLDVNVSPANPVIGERAYGADPALVTRHGGAALAGYASAGVAACVKHFPGHGDTRVDSHLALPRVDKSRAELEATEFAPFRHLLPQTPAVMTAHIVYPALDEVHPATLSRRVLTGLLRQEWGYGGVTVTDSMGMRAIDDHYGRGEAGVLALEAGADLVMALGRREAQETTLEAIGAAMKTRLNRQELDASLARLHALARQAPAEADVSLDPQSDAALFRRAWAQGLTAYRNPVAPQPGARVTLIAHRQPVRETVSEAGADAETLARELAQVYEVRLVPFETPEAIDWQGARAGGDPVILATTARHRHPALIGVQPDLHLCLYNPYAVLDVDAPALLAYGFRPEARAAVLGWLKGEAGAQGSLPFGPA
- a CDS encoding DegV family protein; the encoded protein is MTQDTRPHFAVATDGGLDAFEGLNNAVPVAPFSVNFGSRSYRTDEISRADLFKELQTNPQHPTSSQPTPQEWADAIREAGSPQVLAVTISAGLSGSRNAADQARGVLDGIDVRLHDSGTLSAAQAFQVHAAQTAALRGESLETALEWVRAVQQETELYFTIETLEYLRRGGRIGRVQATLGGLLNLKPVITVDKTTGAYTNVGRARSYKGGIEAVGQQVTRTYGEGTPLRVGLLYGNIREDADALMEQLRGRHPIVWSGAAGVNPVLNVHTGPRALGVAAAPDQWPWERDNP